In the Triticum aestivum cultivar Chinese Spring chromosome 2B, IWGSC CS RefSeq v2.1, whole genome shotgun sequence genome, aacttaattaatttgctAATTAATTAACTGATAATTTGTTTATTTACTTTaaattctcttctcttttttttaagGGACGGCCCACCTGTCAGGGGCACAATGTGCCCCTGCAGTGGCTGTGTGTACGCGGGGGAAAAGGGAGACAGAGGACTCCGGCGGCCTCATCTAGGAGCCACGGCGAGCTCCGGCGGGGCGCGCGGCCGTCAGCCGAACGCAGCGACCAGAGGCACGCGAGGTGCGACGTGGTATCCGGTAGCAGCAGGCAGAAGGGCGAGCGCGGCGGACGGGtgaggcgcggcgggtgcagcgggACGGCGACGTCATGCCGGAATGCGACCCCGGCGACAAAATGTTCATCTGCGAACACTTGGAGAACCAGCACGACGAGGCGCGTGCAGTGGTGTAAGCGGTTCGTGTAGGGGCGGGTGAAAGTGACCACGACGACGACGTCCGACAGTGGTGACGACTTGCCCTCGTCGGAGGTGAGCCAACGGGGCACGGGGAGGAGTGAGAAGAGGGTGAGGAGGACCGTGAGCTCACAGCGATGCTCGAGGAGGGGCTCGGTGAGGGTGATGGTGCAGCATCCGCAGCGGATCCGGCGATGGCGTGCGGCGGCCAGCGTCGGGGAAGAAGCAGCGGGTGATGTGAGGGCGGCCTCCCAGCTCCGATCCAATGGCATAGACGAAGGAGAAGACGATGGCGCTCCTCCCGGTCAGACTCTCTGGGCGCGGGAAGGACGATGGCCACGCGGCGACCGTGGACAAGGTAACGACGATGGCGACGCCCTCTGGATCGAAGGGAGAGACGGGCGTCGGCGTTGGGTCGGttacccccgatccagatcgggggggagagggaggagtggacCGTGGGGAAGGGAGTGGGGGTCGTGGGATGGGGACGACGGGATCGGGATCGAGCCCGATCCAGATCgtgggggcggcgggggggggggaatGGGAGTGGTGCTAGGGTTCGGGTTGGGGGAGGGGGCTAAGCAGGAGGGTCGGGTGGGCCGTTTCGGTAGGGTCGGCCGGATGGGTGggatgggccaaggcccatggggaGCCGCGGGGGtttcctttcttttgttttgtttttactttttatttaattGTTTTCTGTTTTAAATTagtttaaattatttagacattttctaaaaatgtgtttacttcaccataattatctatgcaatatttgacacggtccgaacatttttgttttaaagtttgaaaactttgtttgtttgccaaaaattcaagtttgaattcgaatcgttttcgaactaatgcgagattagccacagtaatcaaggtgacgtggcatcattagcgaaggattactgtagcgtaactatccgagCGTCACAGGAATGAATTGAGCTGTGCTTTTTGCTATCATTTGAACTGATCTGTGCATATGAACGACTTCTGCAAAATAAAGAGGAACAATAAACACCATGCCAATTTCAGAACAACTCCAGCAAAAAAATTGTTAAATGGGATGAACAGATCCAGTAATATATATACAGGAAACTGACTGGAAATAAGAAAACCCATACATGAACACAACACGATAGGAAACAACAAAGAACATTACAGGGGCAAAGAAATAAGCTCATATATGACAACATAGAGCAGTTCAAAGGGAGTTTATAAAGCAGATAAACAAATTCACTATTCATGAACATACCATGTAATTAACATGTGCATGAACTAAAATAAAACCTACATAGCATAGTCCAGCAGGTTCGCGAAGAACATCTCCCAGTAGTTCATATGCAATGATCTCTCAGCCCCTAAATATATCGAACATGCTTGTCCTTCTTGGCATGTTAAAACCACCCACGGGCTGACTTGAATTTCCTCTTTTGGCATTATTTTGCTGGCCCGTAATGCTCTCATTTCCTTGCCTTTCCTTCTCATTTCTCATCCTCATTTCTTCTGCTTCTTTATTTTTCTCTTCCCAACCTTGCATCTCTGAAGACCTCTGCGACGCAACCTGCCCCTCCCAGGCTTGCTGCCTTGCTTCCTCCTCTCGCCGATGATATTCTCTCATACGTTGTATCCTTTCATGCTCCTCTTCTTGCATTAACAGAAATTGCGCTTCTTCATATCTATGCGCATCTTCAACATGTTTTCTCTTCTGCTCTGCAATTCTTTTTCGCTCTGCaactctcttatttttttcttcctCGGCCTGTTTCTTTTTAGCTTGTATAGCTTGCTTTTGGCATCTGCCAGGGCTTTTTTTTGCTTCTTTTTCCTGTTGTGCCTTTTGCTTTCTTTCCTCGGctgcttttcttttttcttcagCATCCAATTGTTTTTGTTGCAACAAAGCTTTCCGTTTCTCCTCTTTCTCCAGCTTTTTTGCCACCGCTTCCTCTTTCCTCTTTCCAAATGTTATGCCAAGTCTCTCCTTGCAACTGTACTCCCTAATTGCCGCCCTAATCAATTCTATTGACGAGAATACCTGCCCAACATGAAACTTCGGCTCATGCAAATCTTCTTCTGTGAAATGATTGAACTTAAACTTCATTTCCTCGTCATCTGACTCTGGCATTTCAAGCTTTTCATCTTCAGAATTGTCATCTTCAGCTACCTGCTTCCCTTTCCTTTTACCCTTCTTCTCATCATCAGCAACATGTGACTCATCCATCACCAAATCCTCATCCCCATCCTGCAGGTCATAGTCACTGTCCACAAGCTCTTCCGGATTATAATCAGAGTCATCACTATCTGACCAAGAGCcttcgtcatcttcctcctctacGACTGCTCTTCTGCTTCTTCTACTGCCACTACTTGTTCCTTCACAAGTGCTATCACCTGTATACATTACCTCACTTCTATTCTCCTCTGGGACAACAAAGCTAGGCTCAACGATATTTTCCTCTCTCTGACGAGTAAAAGGGTTTGAAACCGCATCatcccatcctcctccaccatagtTGTCCTCATGATCCAGGTAAAACATGAGATATTTGTACCCCTCTCTGACCACTTCCCTAATAATGTTTGTGTCATTGTTCCTCGACAACAACTTCAGCCCACCTTCATTCAATTGCATACCTGGCTGCAACAAGTAAATAGTAATTCTTCTAGCCGTCTCATACCCCAAGTGCTCTACTAATTCATAAAACATCGGCATAGAAGCTTGAGTAGCATCACAAAAATCATAGCACACCTTGCGGCCATTCAGATATGCCCTGCTGCTTCCACCGCCAAGGAAAAATCCTCCAAATATGAACTCCACAGTAAATAGATCACCGCCTTCCTCTGTTATAATTACACAAAAAAGTTTCAGATGGAAAGATGAAACAACTGTGTCTAAATCCTAACCAAATTATGTCGTTGACTTAATGAGCGACAAACCTCAATTTTATTCAAAAATGAAACTGATAAATAGGGGGTGATCAATTCAAAAGGATCAGCTGAGTTCAAACAGAAAAAGAAATCTATCTCCTACGAGCAACAGGTACAAGTCTTGACCCTAACGAAATTAGTGCATAAAAATTATAAATTTCACGGTGGAATGGGGAATAGGTATGCAAATGGTGGAAATTGAGCATATGAAACAACAATCGACTTGGATTATTCCGGCGATCAACATAATGTACGTCGGGACGGGCCCCTCATCCTAGCGTTGTATGGGCGCCATCAGCGGCACTCACAGCGGAAGACAACTGTGTCGCCGCCTCCCTCTGAGGCCTTCCCACTCTGGGTGCTCCCCACGGCTGTGATCTCTGCCCTTGATCAAACCCTCCTCCGCTGTTGGTTGCGTCGTGCTCGGGGAAGAGAACACACACGAACAGAGGCGGCAACTGAAAACCTCGATTACACAGGGGGTCGTCTCGTCGTCTAAGTCCGGCTCGAGCCAGTCGGTTCGGCTGGACCAGCTCTAGGCGCTGACGTGGCAGGGGAAAAGGGCGAGACGTATGCCGCTGCGTACACAGGAGCGTCTCTGTTACACAATTGCAAGTCTGAGGACCGTACAGAAGCACTTCACGAGTACCAGGATGGTTTTGTTACAAGCCAACGAGTACAGGGATGAAGTGTGCAATTTGCTCGCGATGCGTAGAAACTAACTAACTTTGCGTGGTGAAGAGGTTTGCGCACGTCCTTGGCGGCGCACAGGTCGCTGGTTCAAATCCCagctattttttttaaaataatacatttATTTTATTAATTTTCACAATTATTACGCCTGATAAATTATTTTCGAAAATAATACACCATTGGCCACTGCTGGCCGACTAGGCCTAGTCAGCCCACAACAGGCCGAGTGGATGCAGTTGGCCAGTAGCAGGCCGACAGCTGACCCGCCTGCCACGTGTCGGTCGTGCATTGGCTAGGCCACGTCGCGAGGAGGAGAGAGGTGGCTGTCGGTGCGGGCTGGTCACGGGGCGCCCCGTCAGCCTGCTGCTGGCCGACAGGATGCGGCCCCACGTCGCGCACGGCTAGCCCGGCTCCCTTTCCTCTTCTTCCCACGCGCGAGCTAGCTTCTCTTCTCTGTTCTTCTTCTGTTCTTTCTTTCTCCTTTTTGTACAAGAAAATGCCCCCAATTTCTACACCAAAATGAGCCGCTTTTTGTGAATTTGGCACCGTGAATGGATTCTACTTAATTAGGGCAGCCAAAGGAGAcctcgatctactgatggggtagctcATGGTGGTCGTGGtgaccattgctacctcttgagcactgcgttggttttcccttgaagaggaaaaggtgatgcaacaaagtagcgtacgtatttccctcaatttttgagaaccaaggtatcaatccagtaggaggctccacgcaagtccctcgtacctacacaaacaaacaagaacctcgcaaccaacgcgacaaaggggttgtcaatcccttcacagccacttgcgaaagtgagatctgatagagagaataagataagataaatattttttggtatttttatgatatagatttgaaagtaaggattgcaaaataaagatagattggaaacttatatgatggaaaatagacccgggggccataggtttcactagtggcttctctcaagatagcataagtattacggtgggtgaacaaattactatcgagcaattaatagaaaagtgcatagttatgagaatatctaggcatgatcatatatataggcatcacgtccgcaagaagtagaccgactcatgcatgcatctactattattactccacacatcgaccgctatccagcatgcatctagagtattaagttcataatacagagtaacgcattaggcaagatgacatgatgtagagggatagactcaaacaatatgatataaactccatatctttatcctcgatggcaacaatacaatacgtgccttgctgcccctgctgtcactgggaaaggacaccgcaagattgaacacaaagctaagcacttctcccattgcaagaaaaatcaatctagtaggccaaaacaaactgataattcgaagagacttgcaaagataacaaatcatacataaaagaattcagaggagattcaaatatttctcatagataaacttgatcataaacccataattcatcggatctcgacaaacatactgcaaaaagagttacatcagatagatctccaagaagatcaaggagaactttgtattgagattcaaagagagagaagaagccatctagctaataactatggacccgaaggtctgtggtaaactagtcacaactcatcggagagactatggtgttgatgtagaagccctctgtgatcgattccccctccggaggagcgccggaaaaggccccaagatgggatctcgtggatacaaaagattgcagcggtggaaatagggtttcatggtgctcctagatgttttcagggtatgcaagtatatataggcgaaggaggtcggtcagggaagccacgagggtcccacgagggtgggggcgcaccttgcaccctcgtggccgcctcggatgcttcttgacgttcactccaagtctcctggattgcgtttattccaaaaagatcgctcccgaaggtttcattccgtttggactccgtttgatattacttttcttcgacacactaaaataggcaaaaaaacagcaattcgggctgggcctccggttagtaggttagtcccaaaaatgatataaaagtgtaaagtaaaacccataaacatccaagacgggtaatataatagcatggaacaatcaaaaattatagatacgttggagacgtatcaaccatttAGGTGGAATTTTTTTCCAGCTCACTGGTGGAGGTTGTTGCGGCGGTGGAGGTGGAgttggtggtggtgaagttggggcagtgtggtggaggtggtggaggtgaagctccgACAGTTTGGTGGAGTTTCTGGCTCCGATTCCGGTGATTGAAGGCCGTCGTTCGTCGTTCGCACGCAcacttcaagggtatatttcaacaaacattttatttttcgtaggtgctccggtagtatttgttaatatgTTTCGATGTGAAATAAATTAGGTGTGTGATTATTGTTAGTTGCTCCGGTAGTATATGTAAATATATTTAGATGTTAACTAATTAGCTGTGTAAAAATTTGTAGTTGCTCCGGTAgtattagttgctccgttaatattccgtaatatatagctagctaatatatagacatgtctaatatttgttagtgCGCATATTTTAAGCtgttgcttaatacttgtattTTGTTGTTGAAAAAAATAGGTGAGCCGAGATGTCTGATGTTGTGAAGTTCATATTTTACTacggtcctggtactgtccaaacaactgaGATGGGAGCTGAGTGAATTACTCACATAGAGGTGCCAATGAGCGCACCTCAAACATGGTCTAtcagtcagttgaaagaatggattgcggcaagtttaggtcttgatactaaaacacacaccgtcggtgttcatgtATTATGGACATGGTCAAGTTcaataatttacttttatttgaggccaatagagaGAGACTCCGATTGGGTTtggtggttacaaggttgtgaacgaaggggatgtAATCTTGTTactttagtgcttcccgtcgtgaaggaggtcactgcacatgaaggcgagggtggctacGATCCTGAGCAGAGCAGTGTAGGGAGGCAGTTATCTATGTCAAATGCTCGAGATGATGGTTACaaacaaggacagagcagtcaggtagaaggaggaaatgctgatggttatgaaccagggcagaatagtcaggtagaaggaggaaatgccgatggtgattacaatgacgaggtggacgctgacgagatagatgggcacatgcag is a window encoding:
- the LOC123039563 gene encoding caldesmon-like, encoding MQLNEGGLKLLSRNNDTNIIREVVREGYKYLMFYLDHEDNYGGGGWDDAVSNPFTRQREENIVEPSFVVPEENRSEVMYTGDSTCEGTSSGSRRSRRAVVEEEDDEGSWSDSDDSDYNPEELVDSDYDLQDGDEDLVMDESHVADDEKKGKRKGKQVAEDDNSEDEKLEMPESDDEEMKFKFNHFTEEDLHEPKFHVGQVFSSIELIRAAIREYSCKERLGITFGKRKEEAVAKKLEKEEKRKALLQQKQLDAEEKRKAAEERKQKAQQEKEAKKSPGRCQKQAIQAKKKQAEEEKNKRVAERKRIAEQKRKHVEDAHRYEEAQFLLMQEEEHERIQRMREYHRREEEARQQAWEGQVASQRSSEMQGWEEKNKEAEEMRMRNEKERQGNESITGQQNNAKRGNSSQPVGGFNMPRRTSMFDIFRG